A stretch of DNA from Myxococcota bacterium:
CGCCTACGTGCGGATCCGCGCCTTCCAGGAGACGACGATCGACGATCTCGAAGACGTCATCGAGCGGCTCCGAGAAGAGGAAGAGGGGAAGCCCTTCGACGGGCTGGTCCTCGACATGCGCGACAACCCGGGCGGGTTGCTCGATCAGGCCGTGAAGGTCTCGAACGTCTGGCTCGAGGACGGTCTCGTCGTCTACACGAAGGGCCGCGTCGACAACCAGCGTCAGGACTACCGCGCCCAGGCCGAGGGCACCGAGCCCGACTACCCGATCACCGTCCTCGTGAACGACGGTACGGCGAGCGCTTCCGAGATCGTCGCGGGCGCGCTGCAGGACCAGCACCGCGCGCTGGTGCTCGGCGAGAAGACCTTCGGCAAGGGCTCCGTGCAGACCGTCTACCCGCTCGACCGGGGCGCCGGCCTGCGCCTGACGACGGCCCTCTACTACACGCCGAGCGGCCGATCGATCCAGGAAGTGGGGATCACCCCCGACATCGCGGTCAATCCCGAGGCGCCCGAAGCCGCCAGCGACGGCGGGCGGCGGATTCGCGAGAGCGATCTCGAAGGGCACATTCGCCACAACGAGACCGACGATCCGGACGAGTCCGAGAACAGCGCCGAGGCAGACGGCCCGGCGCCGCTCGGGACCGACGGAGACATCCAGCTCTCGCGCGCTGTCGAGGTCTTGAAGAGCTGGGCGTACTTCGAGCGCTTGCGCGGCGCACCGTCGCAGCTCCAGGCCACCGCGCCGGAATCCGACACCGCGGTCGAGTAGCCGTGACCCAGAGCGCTGCGGCGCCGCGGGTCTACCCCGTCGGGGCAGTGGTCGCCGGCGTGCGCCGACTGCTCGAGGAGCGGGTCGGACGACTCTGGGTGGTCGGTGAAGTGAGCAACTTCCGGCGCCCCGGGTCCGGGCACTGCTACTTCACGCTGAAGGACGGAGACGGCCAGCTGCGCGCCGCCCTGTTCCGAAGCCAGGCCGCCCGCCTCGCCTTCGAGCCCGAAGACGGCATGGAGGTGCTCGCCTACGGCGACCTCACGGTCTACGAGGCGCGCGGGGAGATGCAGCTCGTCGTCCGTCAACTGGAACCGCGCGGCGTCGGCGCACTCCAGCTCGCCTTCGAACAGCTGAAGGCGAAGCTCTCGGCGGAGGGGCTCTTCGACGCCGATCGGAAGCGCGAACTTCCGGCGCTGCCGCGACGGGTCGGGGTAGTCACGTCGTCGAGCGGCGCCGCCTTGCGCGATGTCCTCGAGGTCTCGCGCCGTCGCTTCCCGAGCCTCCCGCTGCGTCTGGCGACCTGTCGGGTTCAAGGCGTGGGCGCCGAGACCGAGGTGGCCGGGGCCTTGAACGCGCTGGCCCGCGACGGTGACTGCGACGCGATCCTGCTGGTGCGCGGGGGAGGCTCGCTGGAAGACCTGCAGCCCTTCAACACCGAGACCCTGGCGCGGGCGATCGCGGACTGCGCGGTGCCCGTCGTCAGTGGCGTCGGACACGAGACCGATCTCACGATCGCCGACTGGGTGAGCGATGCGCGGGCGCCCACACCGTCGGCCGCCGCCGAACTCGCGATTCCCGACCGCCGCTCACTCGCGGCCCAGGTGGCGCGTCAACGTCAGCGACTCGGGATGGCGCTTCGCTCGGAGCTCGCCCACGCCGAGTCCCGCTGGCAGACGCTGGCGCGCGCGCTCCAGGCCCAGGCACCACACCAGCGTGTGTCTTCCGGACGCGAGCGTTGGTCCACCCTCGCGCGAGATCTCCAGCGCGCCCTCGACGCGCACGTCGAACGGGCGCGTGCCGCGCTCGGTGAGGGCGCCGCCCGGCTCGAGGCGCTCTCGCCTCTGGCGGTGCTCGGACGTGGCTACGGGCTCGTCCGCCGCGAGTCGGACGCGGGCATCGTGCGGAGCGCGGCCGATGCGCCGCCCGGCGAACGTCTCGACGTCCGGGTGGCTCGCGCGCGCCTCGTCGCGCGAGTCGAGTCGAGCCGGGATGATCCCGGAAGCCCTACGGAAGAGCCGTAGCTCCGAACGACACGCAAAAGCGCTTTGAAAACAAAGAGTTCGTCGCTCTTCGCGTTTGCGGCGCCGACGCCGCGCAGCTAGCTTCGGCAAGTGAGCAACCCCCACGACGCGGGCACCGCCCCGGACGGCGCGGGTGCCCCCGACGACCTCAGCGAGTTGGAATTCGAGGGGGCCCTCGACTCCCTCGAGAACGTCGTCGATCGTCTCGAAGCGGGTGAGCTGAGTCTCGAGGAGGCGCTCGCGACCTACGAGCGTGGTGTCGCCCTGTCGCGCCGCTGCGAAGCGCTCTTGTCCCGTGCAGAGCGTCGCATCGACGAACTGGTCACCAGCGCCGAGGGCAGCGAGCTGCGTCCCTTCGACGCCGAAGAGGAAGAAGACGAAACCGCATGAACGCGCCCCGCTATCTCGAAGCGTGCCAGCCCCTGGTCGAAGCGGCCCTGGACGCGGCCTTGCCGCCCGAGGGGGAGCCGCCGGCTCGGCTCCACGCCGCGATGCGGCACCTCGTGTTCCCGGGTGGAAAGCGCCTGCGGCCTGCACTGGCGTTGGCGGCTGCCGAAGCGGTCGGCGGCAAGCGCGAGGCGGCATTGCCGGCGGCGGTGGCCGTGGAGCTCGTCCACGTCTACTCCTTGATTCACGACGACCTGCCGTGCATGGACGACGACGTCGAGCGGCGCGGTCGCCCGACGGTGCACGTGGCGTTCGACGAGGCGACCGCGGTCCTGGCCGGCGATGCGCTCTTGACGCGCGCCTTCGGCGTACTGGTCGAAGACGCTGGCGACGACGACTTCGCGCGGCGGCTCGATGCGGTGCGCACACTCTCGGACGCGGCCGGTGCCGCCGGGTTGGTCGGCGGACAGGTCGACGACCTCGCGGGCGACGCAAAGGACACGGCCTCGGTCGAGAGCGTGCACGCGCGAAAGTCGGCGGCCCTGATCGCGGCTTCGATCACCTGCGGTGCGCGGCTGGCCGGCGCCGACGGCACGCGACTCGCCACCCTGCACGAGGCGGGTCTGGCGGCCGGTATCGCCTTCCAGATTGCGGATGACTTGCTGGATGCCGAGGACGAAGAGGACTGCTCGCTGGTCCCCGTGCTCGGCGCGGATGGGGCCCGCGCCCGTGCGACCGAGCTGTTGGCGAATGCACTCGACCCGCTAGACCGGATGGGGGAACCCGCCGAGCCGCTGCGGGGTCTGCTTCGTTACGCCGTGGAGAGAGAGATTTGAGCGAACGCTTCCTCGATGCGATTCGAACCCCCGCCGACCTCCGGGAGCTCGGCCCCGAGCAGGCAGCCCAGGTGGCCGAAGAGATCCGATCCGAGATCATCGACACGATCTCGCGCACCGGCGGTCACCTCGCTTCGAGCCTGGGCAGCGTCGACCTGATCACGGCGCTCCACTACGTGTTCGAGACGCCGCGCGACCGACTCGTCCTCGACGTCGGACACCAGGGCTACGCGCACAAGCTCCTGACAGGGCGTCGTGACGAGTTCGAGACCCTCGGCCAGGAGGGCGGCATCGCGAAGTTCCTGCGCCGCTCCGAATCCGAGTTCGACCACTTCGGTGCCGGACACGCGGGTACGTCGATCTCCGCGGCGCTCGGAATGGCCCAGGCGATGCACCAGCAGGGCCGCGATGGCTGCGCAATCGCGCTGATCGGCGACGGATCCATGACCGCGGGCATGGCCTTCGAGGCGCTCAACCACGCCGGCGATCTGCCGCGCAAGAACCTCGTCGTCGTCCTCAACGACAACGAGATGTCCATCTCGCCGAACGTGGGTGCCTTGTCCTCGTTTCTGTCGACGAAGATGTCCGCACCCACGGTGCGACGCGTGAAGGGCTGGGCGAAGGACTTCCTGCGGTCGCTGCCGGCGGATGCGCTCCACTGGGCCCAGAAGACCGAGGAATCACTGAAGGTCTTCTTCTCGCCGGGCCTGCTCTTCGAGGCCCTCGGGTTCCGCTACGTGGGGCCTGTTCAGGGCCATCGGATGGAAGTGCTGATCGAGACCTTCGAGAACGTGAAGCAGATGCTCGCGGCCGGAGATGGTCCGGTGCTGGTCCACGCGGCGACCACGAAGGGGCACGGCTACGAGCCCGCCGAACAGGATCCCTTCCGCTACCACGGCGTGGGGAAGTTCGAGGTTTCGACCGGCGCGTTCCCTCCGGGCAAGCCCGGGCCGCCGAAATACCAGGACGTCTTCGCGGACACCTTGATCCGCCTCGCCGAGGAAGACGAGCGCATCGTCGGCATCACTGCCGCAATGGCCGACGGCACCGGACTCGATCGCTTCCAGAAGGTCTTCCCCGAGCGCTTCTTCGACGTCGGCATCGCCGAGCAGCACGCCGTCACCTTCGCGGCCGGTCTGGCGAGCGAGGGGATGAAGCCGGTCCCGGCGATCTACTCGACGTTCCTGCAGCGGGCCTACGACCAGGTCGTGCACGACGTCTGTCTCCAGAACCTGGACGTCACCTTCGCCCTCGATCGAGCCGGCATCGTCGGAGCCGATGGCGCCACCCATCAGGGGCTCTTCGACTTCGCCTACCTGCGCACGCTGCCCAACATCGTCGTCATGGCACCGAAGGACGAGAACGAGCTGCAGCGCATGGTGCGCACGGCGGTCGAACACCCCGGCCCGGCGGCCGTGCGTTTCCCGCGCGGGTCGGGCCAGGGCGTTCCCCTGGACCCGGATCCGAAGTCGCTGCCGATCGGCGAAGCGGAGTTGCTGCGCGATGGCGATGACGTCGCGCTCCTGGCGATCGGCTCGATGGTGGCGCCGGCCATCGCTGCTGCCGAGTCGCTGGCCGAAGAGGGCATCTCCGCGGCAGTCCTGAACGCACGCTTCGTGAAGCCTCTGGATGCGACGCGGATCCAGGCGCTCGCGCGGCGCTGCGGCGCGCTGGTCGCCGCAGAGGAGCACAGCGGGATGGGCGGTTTCGCGAGCGCCGTGCTGGAGGCCCTTGCCGACGGCGGCGTCCAGGTGCCCTTGCGCCGTGTGGCGGTCCCCGATCAGCTGATCGAGCACGGCGATCCCGGTCGGCTGAAAGGCCAGCTCGGACTCGACGCGAAGGGCATCGCCGACGCGGCCCGCGCGGCCCTCGCGGATCGCGCGTCCTGAGCACCCGCGCGGGAGCGCGCGGACGCCGAGGTGACTTGCGCCTCGACGAGCGGCTCTGCGAAGAGGGCCTCGCGGAATCCCGCAATCAGGCCCAGGCCTTGATTCGCGCCGGCCAGGTGTTGGTCGACGATGTGCCTTCCGACAAGCCGGGGACGCGCGTTCCGGCGGCCGCCGCGGTGCGGCTGCGCAAGGGCGCGCGTCGTATTTTTGTGTCACGCGGCGGGGAGAAGCTGGCGGGCGCCCTCGACGCGCTCGGCGTCGACCCGAGCGGGCGCGCCTGCCTCGACGTCGGCGCCTCGACCGGTGGCTTCACCGATTGCCTGTTGCAACGCGGCGCTCGCTCGGTCGTGGCGGTCGACGTCGGCTATGGCCAGCTGCATCCGCGTCTGCGAGAGGATGCGCGCGTTCACGTGCGCGAGAAGACCAACGCGCGAAGCCTGACGCCCGAGCTGCTTCCCGAACCCGTGTCGCTGGTGGTGGTGGACGTGTCCTTCATCTCGGCCCGGCTGCTGGTCCCCGCGCTCGCTGCCTGTGCACCCGAGGCGGCCTGGCTCCTGATGGTCAAACCCCAGTTCGAGGTAGGGAAGGAGCGGGTCGGTGCGGGCGGGGTGGTCCGTGACGACGCGCTGCGCGCCGAGGCCGCTGATGCCGTGGTGGCAGCCGCGGCCGAGGCCGGGTGGCGGGAGCAGGGCCGCGCCGACAGCGTCCTGGCGGGCCCCAAGGGGAACCGCGAGATCTTCGTCCACTTCGACCCCCCGGGTGTCGATGAGGGGAAGACGGGTAGGGAGGACGGCTCGGCGGCTTGACGGCCGGGGTCTCGACCCTATGTTCTCGTGGAATTCGGACTCAGGAGTACAGTATGCCGTTGATCGAGGTCACCGAGCCCGCCGCCGAGCGGATTCGCGAGCTGCTCGACAAAGAGGGCAAGGCCGAGAGCCACGGCCTGCGCATGAAGGTGGTCGGCGGGGGCTGCTCTGGGCTCCGCTACGAGCTGGCCTTCGACGACGACATCCGCGACATCGATACGACCATCGAAGTCTGCGGCGTCCGCCTGATCCTCGACGAGAAGAGCGCGCTCTACCTGGCCGGGACCACCCTCGACTTCGTCGACACGCTGCAGGAGTCCGGCTTCAAGATGGAGAACCCGAACGCGTCGTCGACCTGCGGCTGCGGGGAATCCTTCAGCGCCTGACGCCGCGCACCTCTAGGGACCCGGTGCCCCGGAAGCGTGGAGCCGCCGCGGACCGAGGACCCGATGAAGCGTCCGATCTATCTCGATCATCACGCGACGACCCCGGTCGACCCGCGCGTGGTCGAGGCCATGGCGCCGTACTGGACCGAGGATTTCGGGAATCCGTCCAGCAGTACCCATGCCTATGGCTGGCGCGCCGAGGCGGCCGTCGAAGTAGCCCGCGAGACCCTGGCCGAGGCCATTGGGGCTGCCGATCCGAGCGAGATCGTCTTCACCAGCGGCACCACGGAGAGCGACAACCTCGCGCTCGCCGGGCGCGTGCGGCGCGTGGCGAACGCACACCTCGTCACCACGGCGATCGAGCATCCCGCCGTCCTCGACACGGCGCGGGCATTGGCGAGCGAGGGAGCCCACCTCGTCGAGTTGCCCGTCGACGGCGCGGGACGGGTCGATCCGTCGCGCGTTGCCGACGCCCTGACCCCCGAGACCCAGCTGGTTTCGGTCGGGGCCGCCAACAGCGAGATCGGGACGATCCAGCCCCTCGCCGAGATCGCGGCCGTCTGTCGCGACGCGGGCGTTCCGTTTCACAGCGACGCGGCCCAGGCGGTCGGCAAGGTGCCCCTCGACGTCGGGGCCGCCGGGATCGACCTGCTGAGCTTCTGCGCGCACAAGGTGTATGGGCCGAAGGGAATCGGTGCTCTCTACCTTCGCGGGGCGGGCCGCAACCCGCGCCTGGCCCCGCAGCTCCATGGGGGAGGCCACGAGCGGGGCCTCCGGTCGGGGACCCTCCCCGTTCCTCTGATCGTGGGCTTCGCCGAGGCGGTCCGGATCGCGGTCGCCGAACTCGCGACCGAGGTCGAGCGCCTCGCTGGGCTGCGCGAGCGTCTCTGGGCGTTGCTGCGCGAGAAGCTCCCTGGAGTCCAGCGGAACGGCAGCGATGCCCACCGGCTGCCCGGCAATCTCCACGTCTCCTTCCCCGGCGTCGATGCGGGGATGCTGCTCGGTGCCCTCCACGACGTCGCGCTCTCGGCCGGGTCGGCCTGCGCGTCGGCGCGAGGGGAGCCCAGCCACGTCCTGCAGGCGATCGGGCTCTCCGCGGAGGCGCTGCGCGGAGCACTTCGCTTCGGGATCGGCCGTGGAAATACGGCCGACGACATCGATCGCGCCGCGGAGCGGGTCATCGAAGAGGCCGAGCGGGCCCGGGTACCGGGTGGCGGCGCGCGCCAGGTCGCCCGAGGCGGCTGAGCGGTCGCTTGGCGCTACTCTCCTCGTCCGGATCGGACGGCGGCGCCGAAGCGCGGCCCCTCATCGGGCACGCCCCTTTCCGACGGGTCCCGCAGCCTTCCAACCCGAGACACCCAGGACCGCGAGACATCCCGGATCGCGAGACACCCCGGACCGATTCTCATCCCAGCTTGGGCCCGTTCCATCCTGATTCACCGCTTCGAGAGGGAGACCCCCGCGTGACTGAGCAGAAAGCCACCAACATCACCTGGCACCAGACCCAAGTGGCGCGATCCGACCGTGAGCAGTCGCTCGGGCAGCGCGGGTGCACCATCTGGCTCACTGGGCTTTCCGGGTCCGGCAAGTCCACCGTGGCCGTGGCGGCCGAGAAGGCGCTCGCCGATCGCGGGCGCCACGCCTACGTCCTGGACGGCGACAACATCCGCCACGGACTGAACAAGAACCTCGGATTCTCTCCCGAGGACCGCACCGAGAACATCCGCCGGATCGGCGAGGTGTCGAAGCTCTTCACCGATGCCGGGATGATCGTGATGTCGTCGTTCATCTCGCCCTACCGCGCCGATCGCGACCAGGTCCGCGGGATCATGGAGCCGGGCGACTTCGTCGAGGTCCACGTCGATGCCACGGTCGAGACCTGCGAGGGCCGCGACGTGAAGGGCCTCTACAAGAAGGCGCGGGCCGGCGAGATCCCCGAGTTCACCGGAATTTCGGCGCCCTACGAGGCTCCCGAGAAGCCCGAGCTGGTGCTCGACACGAACGTCCAGTCCGTCGAGGAGAGCGTCTCCGCGCTGATCTCCTATCTCGAGGAGAAGGGGTACCTGAGCCGTCCCTAGCACGACTCACCACGCAGGCCTCCTCTCGGGGGCCCGGGTGGACGATGGAGACGACGAGGACTTTTCGATTGGTGATCGCGAATCCCCACACCCCGATGCTCCGCGCCGCGCTGGCGGTCGGCGGCCTGCTGGCCGCCCTGGGCACGGGGTGCGCATCATTCGCACCGGCCGTCGAGGGCCCGGGGCGCGAGGTACGCCCCGGTGCACCGCCGGAATACGACGTGCTGGTGTTCCACCACCACCTGTCGGAAGGGCGGATGCCCGAGGCGTTGGCCGCCCTCGAGCGCGCCGTGGCCAAGGACGACGAGTCCGCCTACCTGCACCGCCTGCTCGGCGAGCTCCTCGCCCGCAACAACGAACTCGACCGCGCCGTCGAGCACGCCCAGCAGGCGTACGAGCTCGCGCCCGAGGACCCGGACGTCACCGGCTTCCTCGCCCAGCTCTACCGGATCCAGAAGAACCGTTCCGGTGCCGAGGCCCTGCTCCTCGACGAGGAAGGTGCGCCGATCAACGCGGATGCCGCGTTCTCGCTGTACCAGCTCTACCTCGAACAGGAAGACTTCGAGGCCGCACTGGCGATCGGTCAGTGGATGGCCGACGACGACCCCGGTGAGCTCCGCGGTTGGCTCGCAGTGGCGAACGCGCATCAGCGCATGGGTCGTCCGAAGGAGGCCGAGGCGGCGCTCCGGCGTTCCTTGGACGTCGCGCCGAGCAACCTGCGCGTGTACGGATTGTTGGCCCGCTCGATGCGCGAGCGCGGCGACCCGGAAGGGGCGATCGCCGTCTACCGGGAGATGCTCGCCCAGGAGCCCGACGACCACGGCACGCTCGTGGCACTTGCGGAAGCCCAGATGGGCGACGACGACCTCGAAGGCGCGATCGAGACCTTCGAGCGCATCGAGGCGAGCTACCCCAACGACCTGCAGTCGGTGACCCGACTCGGGTTCCTCTACTACGAGGCACGCCGCACCGAGGACGCGATCGAGCGCTTCGGTCGCGTCCTCGAGCGCTCGCCCCGTCAGCACGAGGTCGCCTTCTTCTACGGGGTTGCCCAGCGGCAGGTCGGCAACGAGAAGGCGGCCGAGCCCGCACTGGCCGGCATTCCGGCACACCACGAGTACTACGCCCAGGCCCGCACCCAGCTCGCGGCGATCCACGAACGTCACGGTCGCTACGGGGAAGCCCTGGTCGAGATCGAGCGGGCGCTCGAGGCCGAGCCGAGCCGCCAACTCGAGCTCTACAGCGCCACGCTGCGCTCGAAGACCGGCGACTTCGAAGGCGCGGTCGCCTATCTCGAGAACCTGCTGCGCGACTCGCCCGACGACGACGAGCTGCTCTACAACCTCGGCGTCGTCTACGAGGAAGGTGACCGCACCGAGGAAGCGATCGAGTTCATGGAGCGCGCGCTCCAGATCAACCCCGAGAACGCAGACGCGCTGAACTTCATCGGCTACGTGTGGGCCGAGCGCGGCGAAAACCTCGAGCAGGCCGAGGAGTACATCGTGCGGGCCCTCGAAGTGAGTCCGGACAACGGGTTCATCGTCGACAGTCTGGGTTGGGTCTACTACATGCGCGCGCGTCCGTTGATCGAGTCGGGCAAAGTCGTGGCGGGACGGAGATGGTTGAAGCGCGCGCTTTCGGAACTCGAGCGCGCGAACGAACTCACTGGCGGTGACCCGGTGATTTCCGAGCATCTAGGCGATGCCTATCTCCTCCTGGACCAGCGCCGCCGCGCCCTCGACAAGTTCGAGGAGGCCGCGCTGATGGGCCCGCGCCCCGACGAGCAACCGCACCTGCACGAGAAGCTGGAAACCCTGCGACGCGAGTTCGAATAGGCGTGCGCGCACGGGCGCTCGGGGGGGCTCTGTTGGTCTTGGCGATGGGATGCGCGTCCCTCACGCCACGTGTCCCCCTGTCGCCGGATGACCCGCGGCCTGCATCGCTTCTCGAGAGCTGGAAGTCGCGGGCCGCCGAGCGCGACGCCCTGCAGGCGCTCGCGCGCTTCGCGGTCGACGCGCCCGGGTCGGGCATCGGCGGCGAAGATCTCGCCCTCCGCATCAAGCAGCGCGTCTGGTTGGCGCGTCCCGCCAGTCTCCGGGTCGAAGTGCTCGGCTTCCTCGGAACGACCCTGGCCGTGTTGACGACCGACGGTGAGGAGTACGCGCTGCTCCAGGCCGAAGATCGGCGCTTCGATTCCGGCCCCGTCTACGACGGACTCCTGTGGGACGCGGCTCGCCTCGACCTCACGCCCGAAGAGGCCGTCGAGGTGATGCTCGGCGCGCCCCAGCCCGACGCCGATCTCGTGCGCGGCCGTGCGTTCGCCGAGGACGATCGGGTTGCGATCGAATTGCTCGACGCGGACGGTGCCGTGCGCCGGGTGGTCGTGTTCGGGGCCGACGGCCTGCTCGTGCGACTAGAAGAGCGCGGTCGCGATGGCGCGCGCCCGTGGCGCGCTCACTTCGACGACTACATCGAGGTCGCGGGCGTGCCGTTCGCACGCGATGTCTCTCTCGAGAGTGCCTCCGACGCTCGGGTCGTGGTGCGTCTCAGCGACGTGCAGCTCAACCCGCGCCTCGAACCCGAACTCTTCCAGCTGGCGCCGCCGTCCGAATCCGACGCGCGCGCCGTCCCACCAGAAGGGAACCGGGGATGAGCCGAGGGCGCTTCGGGGGGAGGGCGCTCGGCTGGGGATGCCTGTTCGGCGTCACGCTGGCGTTCGTGGCGTGCACGAACAACCCGTACCCGGACTCGGACGACGGCGTGAAGGTCCGCTATATCGCGTTGCGCGGGCCGCCCAAGACGCTGGATCCCGCCATCAGCTACAACGCGGCGGATCACCAGATTCTCGCCAACGTCTACGAGTCGCTCCTCGAGTATCACTTTCTGAAGCGGCCCTATGAGCTGATCCCTGGCCTGGCCGAGAACGTGCCGCAGGCCCGGACCCTGGACGACGGTCGGGTCTCGTATCGCTTCCGGTTGCGGCGCGGCATGCGCTTCCAGGACGATGTGTGTTTCGAGCGCAACGGCGCCGGGAAGCGCCATCGTGAGATCCTCGCGTCGGACGTGGCCTTCCAGATCATGCGGATCGCGGATCCCGAAGTGATCAGCCCGGTGAAGGCGACCTTCGCGAAGATCGACGGCTTCGACGAGTTCTCGAAGCGACTCGAGGCGCTGCGCGAATCGGACCCGGAGTTCGCCGGGCGCCGGATCGACGAACAGTACGAGGCGGCGGGCGGGGTGGACGGCCTCGTCCTCCGGGGCCCCTATGTCCTCGACGTCGTCCTGACCAAGCCCTACCCGCAGATGATCTTCTGGTTCGCCATGCACTTCACGGCGCCTGTGCCGTGGGAAGCGGTGGACTACTACGACGGCGAGGAGGGGCGCCCGTTCTTCAAGGAGCATCCGGTCTCCACCGGCCCGTTCCAGCTCACGCGCTACGACAAGCACAACCGCGTGGTGCTCGAGCGAAACCCCAACTGGTACGGAGCGCAACATCCTGAATGGCGCGCGCCCGGGACGATCTACCCCTTCGATGGCGAGCCCGGGGACGAAGAGCGGGGGTTGCTCGCGAAGGCCTACCAGGGGCAGCCGCTGCCCTTCCTGGACCGGATCGAGTTCCGGATGGAGAAGGAGGACATCCCGGCCTTCAACAAGTTTCTGCAGGGCTACTACGATGCGTCGGGCATCATCCAGGAGAGCTTCGACCAGGCCGTGCAGGAAGGCGATCTTTCGCCCGCGATGGAAGCGCGGGGCATGCAGCTCGCGAAGAGCGTCCAGCCCGACATCTTCTACCTCGGCTTCAATATGTCCGACCCGGTGGTGGGCGCCGCGGCGGGGGACGCGGGAAGGAAGCTCCGCCAGGCGATGAGCCTCGTGATCGATACCCGCGAGTTCACGCGCGTGTTCGTGAACGGACGCGGCGTGCCAGCGCAGTCGCCGATCCCGCCGGGGATCTTCGGGTACGACCCGGACTACGTGAACCCGTATCGCCAGGTCGACGTCGAGCGGGCGAAGGAACTCCTCGCCGAGGCGGGCTATCCGGGAGGCATCGACTCCGAGACCGACAGGCCCTTGCGCTTGACCTTCGACGTCGGCGACGCGTCGACGCGCGGACGCCTGCGC
This window harbors:
- a CDS encoding S41 family peptidase, yielding MQPQRLRFLLTFLAGVIASAGGLTVVAGFTNVAAATRYDDLGLFTNVLNLVRRNYVEPVDESSLLRGAVRGMLAELDPHSSFLDTEAYREMQVDTRGEFHGLGIEISKRRDGFIEVVAPIEGTPAFNAGIRARDNIVAICPTEVPDDWTEDCRSSKTMTLFEAVQLMRGKRGTEITIEIFRDGFEEPKPFKIRRDVVKIQSVSGRMVEPGYAYVRIRAFQETTIDDLEDVIERLREEEEGKPFDGLVLDMRDNPGGLLDQAVKVSNVWLEDGLVVYTKGRVDNQRQDYRAQAEGTEPDYPITVLVNDGTASASEIVAGALQDQHRALVLGEKTFGKGSVQTVYPLDRGAGLRLTTALYYTPSGRSIQEVGITPDIAVNPEAPEAASDGGRRIRESDLEGHIRHNETDDPDESENSAEADGPAPLGTDGDIQLSRAVEVLKSWAYFERLRGAPSQLQATAPESDTAVE
- the xseA gene encoding exodeoxyribonuclease VII large subunit, producing the protein MTQSAAAPRVYPVGAVVAGVRRLLEERVGRLWVVGEVSNFRRPGSGHCYFTLKDGDGQLRAALFRSQAARLAFEPEDGMEVLAYGDLTVYEARGEMQLVVRQLEPRGVGALQLAFEQLKAKLSAEGLFDADRKRELPALPRRVGVVTSSSGAALRDVLEVSRRRFPSLPLRLATCRVQGVGAETEVAGALNALARDGDCDAILLVRGGGSLEDLQPFNTETLARAIADCAVPVVSGVGHETDLTIADWVSDARAPTPSAAAELAIPDRRSLAAQVARQRQRLGMALRSELAHAESRWQTLARALQAQAPHQRVSSGRERWSTLARDLQRALDAHVERARAALGEGAARLEALSPLAVLGRGYGLVRRESDAGIVRSAADAPPGERLDVRVARARLVARVESSRDDPGSPTEEP
- the dxs gene encoding 1-deoxy-D-xylulose-5-phosphate synthase, which codes for MSERFLDAIRTPADLRELGPEQAAQVAEEIRSEIIDTISRTGGHLASSLGSVDLITALHYVFETPRDRLVLDVGHQGYAHKLLTGRRDEFETLGQEGGIAKFLRRSESEFDHFGAGHAGTSISAALGMAQAMHQQGRDGCAIALIGDGSMTAGMAFEALNHAGDLPRKNLVVVLNDNEMSISPNVGALSSFLSTKMSAPTVRRVKGWAKDFLRSLPADALHWAQKTEESLKVFFSPGLLFEALGFRYVGPVQGHRMEVLIETFENVKQMLAAGDGPVLVHAATTKGHGYEPAEQDPFRYHGVGKFEVSTGAFPPGKPGPPKYQDVFADTLIRLAEEDERIVGITAAMADGTGLDRFQKVFPERFFDVGIAEQHAVTFAAGLASEGMKPVPAIYSTFLQRAYDQVVHDVCLQNLDVTFALDRAGIVGADGATHQGLFDFAYLRTLPNIVVMAPKDENELQRMVRTAVEHPGPAAVRFPRGSGQGVPLDPDPKSLPIGEAELLRDGDDVALLAIGSMVAPAIAAAESLAEEGISAAVLNARFVKPLDATRIQALARRCGALVAAEEHSGMGGFASAVLEALADGGVQVPLRRVAVPDQLIEHGDPGRLKGQLGLDAKGIADAARAALADRAS
- a CDS encoding iron-sulfur cluster assembly accessory protein, with the protein product MPLIEVTEPAAERIRELLDKEGKAESHGLRMKVVGGGCSGLRYELAFDDDIRDIDTTIEVCGVRLILDEKSALYLAGTTLDFVDTLQESGFKMENPNASSTCGCGESFSA
- a CDS encoding TlyA family RNA methyltransferase; protein product: MRLDERLCEEGLAESRNQAQALIRAGQVLVDDVPSDKPGTRVPAAAAVRLRKGARRIFVSRGGEKLAGALDALGVDPSGRACLDVGASTGGFTDCLLQRGARSVVAVDVGYGQLHPRLREDARVHVREKTNARSLTPELLPEPVSLVVVDVSFISARLLVPALAACAPEAAWLLMVKPQFEVGKERVGAGGVVRDDALRAEAADAVVAAAAEAGWREQGRADSVLAGPKGNREIFVHFDPPGVDEGKTGREDGSAA
- a CDS encoding exodeoxyribonuclease VII small subunit, coding for MSNPHDAGTAPDGAGAPDDLSELEFEGALDSLENVVDRLEAGELSLEEALATYERGVALSRRCEALLSRAERRIDELVTSAEGSELRPFDAEEEEDETA
- a CDS encoding polyprenyl synthetase family protein — translated: MNAPRYLEACQPLVEAALDAALPPEGEPPARLHAAMRHLVFPGGKRLRPALALAAAEAVGGKREAALPAAVAVELVHVYSLIHDDLPCMDDDVERRGRPTVHVAFDEATAVLAGDALLTRAFGVLVEDAGDDDFARRLDAVRTLSDAAGAAGLVGGQVDDLAGDAKDTASVESVHARKSAALIAASITCGARLAGADGTRLATLHEAGLAAGIAFQIADDLLDAEDEEDCSLVPVLGADGARARATELLANALDPLDRMGEPAEPLRGLLRYAVEREI
- the cysC gene encoding adenylyl-sulfate kinase, which codes for MTEQKATNITWHQTQVARSDREQSLGQRGCTIWLTGLSGSGKSTVAVAAEKALADRGRHAYVLDGDNIRHGLNKNLGFSPEDRTENIRRIGEVSKLFTDAGMIVMSSFISPYRADRDQVRGIMEPGDFVEVHVDATVETCEGRDVKGLYKKARAGEIPEFTGISAPYEAPEKPELVLDTNVQSVEESVSALISYLEEKGYLSRP
- a CDS encoding cysteine desulfurase family protein; this encodes MKRPIYLDHHATTPVDPRVVEAMAPYWTEDFGNPSSSTHAYGWRAEAAVEVARETLAEAIGAADPSEIVFTSGTTESDNLALAGRVRRVANAHLVTTAIEHPAVLDTARALASEGAHLVELPVDGAGRVDPSRVADALTPETQLVSVGAANSEIGTIQPLAEIAAVCRDAGVPFHSDAAQAVGKVPLDVGAAGIDLLSFCAHKVYGPKGIGALYLRGAGRNPRLAPQLHGGGHERGLRSGTLPVPLIVGFAEAVRIAVAELATEVERLAGLRERLWALLREKLPGVQRNGSDAHRLPGNLHVSFPGVDAGMLLGALHDVALSAGSACASARGEPSHVLQAIGLSAEALRGALRFGIGRGNTADDIDRAAERVIEEAERARVPGGGARQVARGG